The genomic window ACGGCGGACGAGCCGCAGGTCAATGGCCTCGAGCAGTTGGAATTCCTGGTCAGCGCCAACCCCGGCCAACCGCTGAAGGGCCTGGCAAAGGTTGCCTCGGGTGGTGAGCTGTCGCGTATCAGCCTGGCTATCCAGGTAATCACCGCGCAGACCTCGCGCATCCCCACACTGGTCTTCGACGAAGTGGACGTGGGCATCGGCGGCCCCACCGCCGAAGTGGTCGGCCAGTTGCTGCGCCGCCTCGGCGATCGCGGGCAGGTGCTGACCGTCACCCACCTGCCGCAAGTCGCGGCCCAGGGCCACCAGCACCTGTTCGTGCACAAGGACCGCGACACCAGCGAGACCCGCACCGCCGTGGCCAATCTGAAAAAGGCCGAACGCATCGAGGAAATTGCCCGCATGCTCGGCGGCGTCGATCTGACCAAGGAATCCCTGGCCCACGCCCGCAAGATGGTCGATTCGGCCGTCCAGAGCTGAGAAATAAACCTGTAGGAGCGAGCTTGCTCGCGAACCGTGCAACTCCGGTTCTGCCGGAAAGCTCCGTTCGCGAGCAAGCTCGCTCCTACGTAAAAGCCGCACAAACGAAAACGGCGACCCGAGGGTCGCCGTTTTTGCATCTGCGTGCGCTTACTTCTTCTTGCGCACGTAGAGCACCAGGTTGTGATCGACGAGCTCGAAGCCGCGCTCCTTGACGATCTCCTTCTGGCGTTTCTCGATTTCCGAGTCCATGAACTCGATGACTTCGCCGGTATCGACGCAAACCATGTGGTCATGGTGACCGCTGTCGGCCAGCTCGAAGACGGCATGACCGCCATCGAAGTTGTGGCGCACCACCAGGCCGGCGGCTTCGAACTGGGTCAGGACGCGGTAGACAGTCGCCAGACCGACGTCTTCACCTGCCTCCATCAGCGCTTTATATACATCCTCTGCGCTCATGTGGCGCTGCTCGGCGGAATCGAGCATCTGGAGGATCTTGACGCGCGGCAGCGTGACCTTGAGTCCGGCTTTGCGCAGTTCGCTATTTTCAACCATGTGTGCTTTCTCGGCGCGGAATGCTTCGCAGCATCTCTCAATACAGGTATGATCGGGATTTCGTCGCTCAGCCAAGATAGTGGAAGTCACCCCTTGATGCAAAACGCCAAGCTCATGCTGACCAGTCTCGCTTTCGGGCTGGGACTCGCCGCACTCGCCGGTTGCTCGTTCCCGGGGGTCTACAAGATCGACATCCAGCAGGGCAACGTTGTAACGCAGGACATGATAGACCAGTTGAAGCCCGGAATGACCCGGCGCCAAGTGCGGTTTATCATGGGCAACCCCCTGATGGTGGACACCTTCCACCCCAATCGCTGGGACTACCTCTACAGCATCCAGCCCGGTGGCGGTCAGCGCCAGCAGGAGCGCATGAGCCTGTACTTCGGCGAAAACGACCAGCTGATCGGCCTCAACGGCGACTTCATGCCCGGCGTCAGCCGCGACGAGTCGATCCTCGGCAAGGAAGGCGGCGCCACCACTACGCCGGCGCAGCCGACCCAGCAGCAGCCCGAACAGCCCAAGGAAGAACCGGCCAAGCCCGGCTCCGTGGAAGAGCAGATCCAGAAGGAAGTCGACCAGGTGGAAACCGTGCCGATCCCGACTCCGGAACCGCTGGACAAGAACCCGCAGTAACGGGTTCACGCCCACGAAAAAGCCCGGCCAATGCCGGGCTTTTTGTTGCCTGCGATTTCAGCGCAGGCGGACTAGCCGCGCGCTGCTCTGGCTCGGGCCGCGCGCTGCTTGCGCACTTCCTTGGGATCGGCGACCAGCGGACGGTAGATTTCCACCCGCTCGCCCGCTTCCAGCACCCGCTCCTCGGGCCTGGCTACCACCTTGCCGAAGATGCCCAACGGGCAGCCCTGCACATCCAGATCGGGAAACTGCCCGGCAATGCCGGACAACAGCACCGCCTCGCGCACCCGCGTGCCGCGCGGAACGCTGAGGCGCAGCAGGACCTGCTTGTGCGGCAGGGCGTAGACGACCTCGATGGCGATACTGGCGGATTCAGCCATGCAGCTGCTTGGCGCGTTGGCAGAAGGCGTCGACCATGGTGTTCGCCGCCTGGGTGAACAGCGGGCCCAAGGTGGCCTTCACCAGGGCGCCGGCGTAGTCGAAGGTCAGGTCGAGGGAAATCTTGCAGGCCTTGTCACCCAGGGCCTTGAAGGTCCAGACGCCGTGGAGCTGGGTGAACGGGCCTTCCTCGAGATTCATCTCGATGCTCTGCCCCGGCACCAGCACGTTGCGGGTGGTGAAGCGCTGGGTGAGGCTGCCCTTGGCCACGGTCAGCTCGGCGCGCATGGCGGTCTCGCTTTCCTCCAGCACGGTGGAGGCGGAACACCAGGGCAGGAACTCCGGATAGCGCGCCACATCGTTGACCAGGTCGTACAGCGCCTTCGCCGGATAGGGCAGCAGCGCCGAACGCTGGATATGCGTGCTCATAGATTTCTCGCTTTGTGTTGTGGGGCATCTGACCGCGATCGATGCCCGCCGATCAAAAAAACAGCGCGCATTGTCCGAGATTAGCCACACACCCTCAAGCTTGCATGCCGTCGCACGCTGTCCTGATAGCGGCGCGGCGAGCGACTCCCTATAATGCGCGGCCTATGGCTAAACAGAAAAAGCACCCTTCGGGGACCATCGCGCAGAACAAGAAGGCTCTGCACGACTACTTCATCGAGCAGCGCTTCGAGGCGGGCGTCGCCCTGGCCGGCTGGGAAGTGAAAAGCCTGCGCGCCGGCAAGGCGCAGCTGGTGGACAGCTACGTGCTGCTCAAGGATGGCGAAGCCTGGCTGCTGGGCAGCCACATCACGCCGCTGACCACTGCCAGCACCCACGTCATCGCCGACCCGGTGCGCACGCGCAAGCTGCTGCTGCACAAGCGCGAGCTGGGCAAGCTGTTCGGTGCCGTACAACAGAAAGGCTATGCCTGCGTCGCCCTGTCGATGTACTGGAAAAAGCACCTGATCAAGTGCGAGATCGCACTGGCCAAGGGCAAGAAAGAGTACGACAAGCGCGGCACCGAGAAGGAGCGTGACTCCGACCGGGAAATCCAGCGCGCCATTCGTCACGGCAAGGACGACTAAGCCCTTCTGCGCCTTCCCGCGCCCTCCTGCGAGGGCGTGGCCGATCAGGCGTCCGCCGCGCCCTGGCGTCGCTGTGCCCGCTGCAGGCGCAATTCCTTCGCCTGCACCTCGGCCAGCACTTCCTGCACGTAGTCGATGTGCCGCTGGGAAATTTCCCGCGCCGCTTCCGCGTGCCCGCCCACAATTGCCTCGTACAACTCGCGGTGCTGACGCATCAGCTGCTCGCGGGTTTCGTCGCGCTGCGCGTACATCCCGCCGATGTTGGTCACCACGTTGCGCTTGAGCAGGTCGAACAGGCCGCGGATGGTGTGCAGCAACACCGCATTGTGGCTGGCTTCGGCGATGGCCAGATGGAAGGCGGCATCGGCCGCGCCTTCCTCCGCCCGACTGACCTTGCCGTGGCGCTGGTAACAGTCCTGCAGGGTGTCGAACGCCTGCGTCAGGCGCTGGTGATCCACCTCGGTGGCACGTTGCGCCGCATAGAACGCGCAGGAACCTTCCAGGGTGTGGCGAAACTCCAGCAGGTCGCGCTGCGCTTCCGGATTGCTCTCCAGCAGGTGCAGCAGCGGATCGCTGAACATCGAGCCCAACCCTTCGCTGACGTAGTTGCCGCCACCCTGGCGGCTGACCAGGAGCCCCTTGGCGCCGAGCTTCTGGATTGCCTCGCGCAATGACGGCCGCGACACACCGAACTGCTCGGCCAACACGCGCTCGGCGGGCAGCCGCTCCCCGGCCTTGAGGGTGCCTTCGAGGATCATCGCCTCCAGCCGCTCGACGATGTCGTCCGACAGACGGCGTTGCTTGACCTGACCAAAACTCATGCGGGTGAACTCCCCTGGCTATCGTGCTCCGAGCCGCATTCTAGAGCGCGGCGTGTACGGTACGGAGCAGCCAGCCCCGTACCGCCGCCGACCCCACCTTCGCACCGTCCCACCTCACGCTCTCGACAAAAGTCGCAGGGCAGCAAATTGACATGCCGCCAGCAGGGCTTTTACCCTGAGCGCTCGGCCTTGTAAATTGGTCATACCAATTTACCGGAAACCGAATCGAACGACAACAGTTCACGAAAAATCAGCCGCGATCAGTCGACCGACCTGCCCAGGCGCCACAAGCGCATCGGAATCGCCCGACCGGCAACCAGGCCCTCCACCCAAAAACAATTAGGGAGCCAACCAGATGCAAACCTGGCAGCAGATCTACACCCCGCTCGGCAGCCTCGGCCTGTCCGCGCTGGTCGCCGTCATTCCGATCGTGTTCTTCTTCCTCGCCCTCGCCGTGTTCCGCCTCAAGGGCCACGTCGCCGGCAGCATTACCCTCGCCCTCTCCATCATCATCGCCATCGCCGCCTTCGGCATGCCCGCCGACATGGCCATCGCCGCCGCCGGCTATGGCTTTGCCTACGGCCTGTGGCCGATCGCCTGGATCATCGTCGCCGCGGTGTTCCTGTACAAACTCACGGTCAAGAGCGGCCAGTTCGAAGTGATCCGCAGCTCGGTGCTGTCGATCACCAGCGACCAGCGCCTGCAGGTGCTGCTGATCGGCTTCTCCTTCGGTGCCTTCCTCGAAGGGGCGGCGGGCTTTGGCGCGCCGGTGGCGATTACCGCCGCCCTGCTCGTCGGCCTGGGCTTCAACCCGCTGTACGCCGCGGGCCTGTGCCTGATCGCCAACACCGCGCCGGTGGCCTTCGGCGCCCTGGGCATCCCGATCATCGTGGCCGGCCAGGTCACCGGTATCGACGCCTTCAAGATCGGCGCCATGACCGGCCGCCAACTGCCGTTCCTGTCGATCCTCGTGCCGTTCTGGCTGGTGTTCATGATGGACGGCTTCAAGGGCGTGAAGGAAACCTGGCCGGCCGCGCTGGTCGCCGGTGGCAGCTTCGCCATTACCCAGTACTTCACCTCCAACTTCATCGGCCCGGAACTGCCGGACATCACCTCCGCGCTGGTCAGCCTGATTTCCCTGACCCTGTTCCTGAAAGTCTGGCAGCCGGCCGGCGAGCGTGAAGTGATCGCCACCGCGGGCGGCGCTGCTGTGCTGGGCGGCAACGGCCCGCGCGGCGCCGAACCGACGCCCTACAGCTTTGGCGAAATCCTCAAGGCCTGGTCGCCCTTCCTGGTGCTGACCGTGCTGGTCACCATTTGGACCCTGAAGCCGTTCAAGGCGCTCTTCGCGCCGGGCGGCGCGCTGTACAGCCTGGTGTTCAACTTCGCCATCCCGCACCTGGACCAACTGGTGGTGAAGACTGCGCCCATCGTCGCCAACCCGACGCCGATCGCCGCCGTGTTCAAGCTCGACCCCGTCTCGGCCACCGGCACCGCGATCTTCCTCTCCGCGGTGCTCTCGATGTTCATCCTGCGTATTGGCGCGAAAACTGGTCTGACCACCTTCAAGGAGACCCTGATCGAGCTGAAATGGCCGATCCTCTCCATCGGCATGGTGCTGGCCTTCGCCTTCGTCACCAACTACTCGGGCATGTCCACCACCCTGGCGCTGGTGCTGGCCGGCACCGGCGCGGCGTTCCCGTTCTTCTCGCCGTTCCTCGGCTGGCTGGGCGTGTTCCTGACCGGTTCGGATACCTCGTCCAACGCCCTGTTCAGCTCGCTGCAATCCACCACCGCGCACCAGATCGGGGTCAACGACACCCTGCTGGTGGCCGCCAACACCAGCGGCGGCGTGACCGGCAAGATGATCTCGCCGCAATCCATCGCCGTGGCCTGCGCCGCCACCGGGATGGTCGGCAAGGAATCCGACCTGTTCCGCTTCACCCTCAAGCACAGCCTGATGTTCGCCGCCCTGGTGGGTCTGATCACCCTGGCCCAGGCCTATATCTTCACCGGCATGCTGGTTCACTGACCGAGCGCTGATCGGCTGCGCGTCGGCGATACTGCGTTGGAAATGGCCTTGGGGTGCTCACCTACAGTTGTAGGCTCCGCTCCCTCGGCCATTTCCGCCTTGTCTCGCTCTAGCTCGCTCGATCCAAAACTTTTCTCTCAAAACGGAAGAGCCCAATGATCATTTCTGCCTCTACCGACTACCGCGCCGCAGCCCAACGCAAGCTGCCGCCGTTCCTCTTCCACTACGCCGACGGCGGCGCCTACGCCGAGCGCACCCTGCGTAACAACGTCGACGACCTGGCCGGCATCGCCCTGCGCCAGCGCGTGCTGAAGAACATGTCCGAGCTGAGCCTTGAGACGAAGCTGTTCGACGAGACGTTGAGCATGCCCATCGCCCTGGCACCGGTCGGCCTGACCGGCATGTACGCCCGGCGCGGCGAAGTACAGGCAGCCCGCGCGGCGGCCGCGAAGGGCATCCCCTTCACGATGTCGACGGTGTCGGTGTGCCCCATCGAGGAAGTCGCCCCGGCCATCGAGCGGCCCATGTGGTTCCAGCTCTACGTGTTGAAAGACCGCGGCTTCATGCGCAACGCCCTGGAGCGCGCCAAGGCCGCGGGCGTGAAGACCCTGGTGTTCACCGTGGACATGCCCGTGCCCGGCGCCCGCTACCGTGACGCGCATTCGGGCATGAGCGGGCCGAACGCGCCGCTGCGCCGCGTCTGGCAAGCCATGACCCACCCGTCCTGGGCCTTCGACGTCGGCCTGCTGGGCAAGCCCCATGACCTGGGCAATATCTCCAAGTACCGCGGCAACCCCACGGGGCTGGCCGACTACATCGGCTGGCTGGGCGCCAACTTTGACCCGTCGATATCCTGGAAGGACCTGGAGTGGATCCGTGAATTCTGGGACGGCCCCATGATCATCAAGGGCATCCTCGACCCGGAAGACGCCCGGGACGCGGTGAAATTCGGCGCCGACGGCATCGTCGTGTCCAACCACGGCGGCCGCCAGCTCGACGGCGTGCTCTCCAGCGCCCGCGCGCTGCCGGCGATTGCCGACGCAGTGAAGGGCGACCTGAAGATCCTCGCCGACTCCGGCATCCGCAACGGCCTCGACGTGGTGCGCATGGTCGCCCTGGGCGCCGACACCGTGCTGATCGGCCGCGCCTTCCTCTACGCCCTGGCGACCCACGGCGAAGCGGGCGTGAAGAACCTGCTGGACCTGTTCGAGAAGGAAATGCGCGTGGCCATGGTGCTGACCGGCGCCAAGACCATCGGCGAGATCACCCGTGACTCGCTGGTGCGCGAACTCGGACAGTAAGCGCTGCGCTTGTAGGAGCGAGCTTGCTCGCGAACCCGCCCACCTTCGTGCCGGCCCGGTTCGCGAGCAAGCTCGCTCCTACAAGGGACGCCAAACGCGCGTTCTACCCACAAGAACACCGATGGGCCGCCCAGCGGTCCACGCTCACCGATGATGACTGGAGCCGCCATGAGCCTCCCTGCCGCTTTCCTCGACACGGTAGAACACCTGATCCCCCGCGAGCGCCGCTTCGACGATCCGCTCTCGACCCTGGCCTTCGGCACCGACGCCAGCTTCTACCGGCTCATCCCCAAGCTGGTGATCCGCGTCGAAAGCGAAGACGAAGTCGCCAGCCTGCTCAAGTCCGCCCACGCCCACCAGGTGGCGGTGACCTTCCGCGCCGCCGGTACCAGCCTCTCCGGCCAGGCCGTGAGCGACTCGGTGCTGCTGGTGCTGGGGGACAACTGGAACGGCCGCGACATTCGCGACGGCGGCACGCAGATCCGCCTGCAGCCCGGCGTCATCGGCGCCCAGGCCAACGCCTGGCTGGCACCCTTCGGCCGCAAGATCGGCCCCGACCCGGCCTCGATCAACGCCTGCAAGATCGGCGGCATCGTCGCCAACAACGCCAGCGGCATGTGCTGCGGCACGGCGCAGAACAGCTACCACACCCTGGCCGGCATGCGCCTGCTGCTGGCCGACGGCACGCTGCTGGACAGCGAGCTGCCCGACAGCATCGCCGCCTTCCGCGACAGCCATGGCGCCCTGCTCGACCAGCTCGCCGAACTGGGCCGGCAAACCCGAGCCAATACTGAACTGGCCGCGAAGATCCGCCACAAGTACCGGCTGAAGAACACCACCGGCCTGTCGCTGAACGCGCTGGTCGATTACGACGATCCGCTGGATATTCTCACCCACCTGATGGTCGGCTCCGAGGGCACCCTGGGCTTCATCAGCGCAGTGACCTACGACACCGTGCCGGACCACCCGCACAAGGCCAGCGCGCTGGTGGTCTTCCCCGACGTGGAGACCTGCTGCAAGGCGGTGCCCGTGCTCAAGCAACAGCCGGTATCCGCCGTGGAATTGCTGGACCGCCGCAGCCTGCGATCGGTGCAGGACATGCAGGGCATGCCGGTATGGGTGAAGAGCCTGTCCGACGGCGCCTGTGCGCTGCTCATCGAATCCCGCGCGGCCACGCAGTCGCTGCTGCACGAACAACTCGCGCAGATCAGCGCCTCCATCGCCGAGTTCCCGGTGGAGAAGCAGGTCGACTTCAGCGAAGACCCGGTGGTCTACAACCAGCTCTGGCGCATCCGCAAGGACACCTTCCCGGCCGTCGGCGCGGTGCGCGAGACCGGCACCACCGTGATCATCGAGGACGTCACCTTCCCCGTCGAACAACTGGCCGAAGGCGTCCACCGCCTGATCGCACTGTTCGACAAGCACGGCTATGACGAGGCCATCCTGTTCGGCCATGCGCTGGAAGGAAACCTGCACTTCGTCTTCACCCAGGGCTTCGAGTCGCCCGAGCAGATCGCGCGCTACTCGGCCTTCATGGACGACGTCGCGCACCTGGTCGCGGTGGAATACGGCGGCTCGCTCAAGGCCGAGCACGGCACCGGGCGCAACATGGCACCCTTCGTCGAGCTGGAATGGGGCCACGACGCCTACCAGCTGATGTGGCAGTTGAAGCGCCTGCTCGACCCCACCGGCATCCTCAACCCCGGCGTGGTGCTGACCGACGATGCGCAACTGCACCTGAAGAACCTCAAGCCGCTGCCGGCCGCCGACGCCATCGTCGACAAGTGCATCGAGTGCGGCTTCTGCGAACCGGTGTGCCCATCCAGAGGGCTGACCTTGAGCCCGCGCCAGCGCATCGTCATGTGGCGCGACATCCAGGCCAGGCGCCGCGCCGGGCTCGACACCACGGCGCTGGAACGCGACTACCAGTACCAGGGCATCGACACCTGCGCCGCCACCGGCCTGTGCGCCCAGCGCTGCCCGGTGAACATCAACACCGGCGAGCTGATCCGCAAGCTGCGCGGCGAACAAGCGCACCACGCCGGCACCGCCACCTGGCTCGCACGCCATTTCGCCACGGCGCTCAAGGGCGCGAAGCTCATGCTGCATGCCGCCAATGGTGCACGCCTGCTGCTGGGCGCGCCACGCCTGGCGCGTCTCAGCGCGTCGATCAGCCATGCCAGCAAGGGCCGCGTGCCGCAATGGACGCCCGCCATGCCGCAGCCGGTGCGCCTGGCCGCCCCACCGCAACCTGTGGATAACGGCAAGCCGCGCGTCGTCTACCTCACCGCCTGCATGTCCCGCGCGATGGGGCCGGCGGCGGCGGACGAGGAGCAGATGCCGCTGATCGACAAGACCCGCCAACTGCTGGAGAAGGCCGGCTACCAGGTGGTCTTCCCGGACAACGCCGACAACCTCTGCTGCGGCCAGCCGTTCGCCTCCAAGGGCTACCGGCAGCAGGCCGACGCCAAGCGCGACGAACTGCTCGCCGAACTCCTGCGCGCCAGCCGTGGCGGCCTCGATCCGATCTACTGCGACACCAGCCCCTGCACCCTGCGCCTGGTGCAGGACCTGGCGGACGACCGGCTGAAGATCTACGACCCGGTGAAGTTCATCCGCACCCACCTGGTCGAGCGCCTGGACTTTCAGCCACAGGACAAACCGGTGGCCGTGCACGTCACCTGCAGCACCCAGCACCTGGGCGAGAGCCAGGCGCTGATCGACCTGGTCAAGCGCTGCACCCGCGAGGTGGTGATTCC from Pseudomonas sp. GCEP-101 includes these protein-coding regions:
- the fur gene encoding ferric iron uptake transcriptional regulator; its protein translation is MVENSELRKAGLKVTLPRVKILQMLDSAEQRHMSAEDVYKALMEAGEDVGLATVYRVLTQFEAAGLVVRHNFDGGHAVFELADSGHHDHMVCVDTGEVIEFMDSEIEKRQKEIVKERGFELVDHNLVLYVRKKK
- a CDS encoding outer membrane protein assembly factor BamE translates to MQNAKLMLTSLAFGLGLAALAGCSFPGVYKIDIQQGNVVTQDMIDQLKPGMTRRQVRFIMGNPLMVDTFHPNRWDYLYSIQPGGGQRQQERMSLYFGENDQLIGLNGDFMPGVSRDESILGKEGGATTTPAQPTQQQPEQPKEEPAKPGSVEEQIQKEVDQVETVPIPTPEPLDKNPQ
- a CDS encoding RnfH family protein, whose protein sequence is MAESASIAIEVVYALPHKQVLLRLSVPRGTRVREAVLLSGIAGQFPDLDVQGCPLGIFGKVVARPEERVLEAGERVEIYRPLVADPKEVRKQRAARARAARG
- a CDS encoding type II toxin-antitoxin system RatA family toxin is translated as MSTHIQRSALLPYPAKALYDLVNDVARYPEFLPWCSASTVLEESETAMRAELTVAKGSLTQRFTTRNVLVPGQSIEMNLEEGPFTQLHGVWTFKALGDKACKISLDLTFDYAGALVKATLGPLFTQAANTMVDAFCQRAKQLHG
- the smpB gene encoding SsrA-binding protein SmpB, with protein sequence MAKQKKHPSGTIAQNKKALHDYFIEQRFEAGVALAGWEVKSLRAGKAQLVDSYVLLKDGEAWLLGSHITPLTTASTHVIADPVRTRKLLLHKRELGKLFGAVQQKGYACVALSMYWKKHLIKCEIALAKGKKEYDKRGTEKERDSDREIQRAIRHGKDD
- a CDS encoding FCD domain-containing protein, which gives rise to MSFGQVKQRRLSDDIVERLEAMILEGTLKAGERLPAERVLAEQFGVSRPSLREAIQKLGAKGLLVSRQGGGNYVSEGLGSMFSDPLLHLLESNPEAQRDLLEFRHTLEGSCAFYAAQRATEVDHQRLTQAFDTLQDCYQRHGKVSRAEEGAADAAFHLAIAEASHNAVLLHTIRGLFDLLKRNVVTNIGGMYAQRDETREQLMRQHRELYEAIVGGHAEAAREISQRHIDYVQEVLAEVQAKELRLQRAQRRQGAADA
- a CDS encoding lactate permease LctP family transporter; this translates as MQTWQQIYTPLGSLGLSALVAVIPIVFFFLALAVFRLKGHVAGSITLALSIIIAIAAFGMPADMAIAAAGYGFAYGLWPIAWIIVAAVFLYKLTVKSGQFEVIRSSVLSITSDQRLQVLLIGFSFGAFLEGAAGFGAPVAITAALLVGLGFNPLYAAGLCLIANTAPVAFGALGIPIIVAGQVTGIDAFKIGAMTGRQLPFLSILVPFWLVFMMDGFKGVKETWPAALVAGGSFAITQYFTSNFIGPELPDITSALVSLISLTLFLKVWQPAGEREVIATAGGAAVLGGNGPRGAEPTPYSFGEILKAWSPFLVLTVLVTIWTLKPFKALFAPGGALYSLVFNFAIPHLDQLVVKTAPIVANPTPIAAVFKLDPVSATGTAIFLSAVLSMFILRIGAKTGLTTFKETLIELKWPILSIGMVLAFAFVTNYSGMSTTLALVLAGTGAAFPFFSPFLGWLGVFLTGSDTSSNALFSSLQSTTAHQIGVNDTLLVAANTSGGVTGKMISPQSIAVACAATGMVGKESDLFRFTLKHSLMFAALVGLITLAQAYIFTGMLVH
- the lldD gene encoding FMN-dependent L-lactate dehydrogenase LldD, which produces MIISASTDYRAAAQRKLPPFLFHYADGGAYAERTLRNNVDDLAGIALRQRVLKNMSELSLETKLFDETLSMPIALAPVGLTGMYARRGEVQAARAAAAKGIPFTMSTVSVCPIEEVAPAIERPMWFQLYVLKDRGFMRNALERAKAAGVKTLVFTVDMPVPGARYRDAHSGMSGPNAPLRRVWQAMTHPSWAFDVGLLGKPHDLGNISKYRGNPTGLADYIGWLGANFDPSISWKDLEWIREFWDGPMIIKGILDPEDARDAVKFGADGIVVSNHGGRQLDGVLSSARALPAIADAVKGDLKILADSGIRNGLDVVRMVALGADTVLIGRAFLYALATHGEAGVKNLLDLFEKEMRVAMVLTGAKTIGEITRDSLVRELGQ
- a CDS encoding FAD-binding and (Fe-S)-binding domain-containing protein, encoding MSLPAAFLDTVEHLIPRERRFDDPLSTLAFGTDASFYRLIPKLVIRVESEDEVASLLKSAHAHQVAVTFRAAGTSLSGQAVSDSVLLVLGDNWNGRDIRDGGTQIRLQPGVIGAQANAWLAPFGRKIGPDPASINACKIGGIVANNASGMCCGTAQNSYHTLAGMRLLLADGTLLDSELPDSIAAFRDSHGALLDQLAELGRQTRANTELAAKIRHKYRLKNTTGLSLNALVDYDDPLDILTHLMVGSEGTLGFISAVTYDTVPDHPHKASALVVFPDVETCCKAVPVLKQQPVSAVELLDRRSLRSVQDMQGMPVWVKSLSDGACALLIESRAATQSLLHEQLAQISASIAEFPVEKQVDFSEDPVVYNQLWRIRKDTFPAVGAVRETGTTVIIEDVTFPVEQLAEGVHRLIALFDKHGYDEAILFGHALEGNLHFVFTQGFESPEQIARYSAFMDDVAHLVAVEYGGSLKAEHGTGRNMAPFVELEWGHDAYQLMWQLKRLLDPTGILNPGVVLTDDAQLHLKNLKPLPAADAIVDKCIECGFCEPVCPSRGLTLSPRQRIVMWRDIQARRRAGLDTTALERDYQYQGIDTCAATGLCAQRCPVNINTGELIRKLRGEQAHHAGTATWLARHFATALKGAKLMLHAANGARLLLGAPRLARLSASISHASKGRVPQWTPAMPQPVRLAAPPQPVDNGKPRVVYLTACMSRAMGPAAADEEQMPLIDKTRQLLEKAGYQVVFPDNADNLCCGQPFASKGYRQQADAKRDELLAELLRASRGGLDPIYCDTSPCTLRLVQDLADDRLKIYDPVKFIRTHLVERLDFQPQDKPVAVHVTCSTQHLGESQALIDLVKRCTREVVIPEGIHCCGFAGDKGFTTPELNAHSLRTLKDAVQYCEEGVSTSRTCEIGLSAHGGIDYRGVVYLVDRVTRATQRSS